A stretch of DNA from Malus sylvestris chromosome 9, drMalSylv7.2, whole genome shotgun sequence:
attatattgaatcaatgtaactacatgtttgtaccgatggatataccaaaatattcaaatgtattaatgtacctaaatgaagaacatacaaaattgttatcggaatatatattataaaaaaaattagttgcctaaatgtagacattaaaatatattatgatgaatgaaataaaaattaaattcaaatgttactaatacattaaaataaaaataaaaagataaaataaaacatcaaaatacaactaataaatgatatgattaaatgtgctagggactaaaattggattttaatcttacatatggttatagtctaaaactcatcttttttaaggagtaaaataaagttttctattaaaacaaataaaagcaaACACAcgttaagaaaagaaaaattaaaacagGAAATGGTCAAGTAACCTTGTCGCTAAAGCTTAAACTTTCGGTATAGAAATTCCATGAACAATACAATATAACTTTGAACTAGAATTTGTGTAGGAGAAGGTAAGAAAATGGTTAGGATTAGAATTAAGATTCGGTAGGTCAAACTTCAATGCTTCTAGTgtaatttaaattataaaaatgaaatttccAGTAAATCTTTGCGGAAATTACTAAAGACTAGGTCAACAGATTGATAAAGTGTGACATCATTTCCCAAATGTTTGTTAGAGGGAATGAGGGCAGTTGCAAAACGTGTCGAAAGGTTTCCAGTTTCCATGTTTTATAACCTTAATCACTTTTCAACAACGACATAGAAATTTGTTGAAAGCCATGTTAGTAGGGTCCAAGGAAACTTTGTAATTAATCATTTGTAGTGTCATTTTATCACAGTGATGAAGAGAAATGTTTCCCTTGCACCACGGCATGGGTACAAACTCCATCGGTTTTCTATtataacatctaatctaaaaaatctatcatttaactcaaaaaaaaaaaaaaaaaattgtctcgTGAAAAATGTGAAGGAGAAAAGGAATTAAGATTTGGCTTCTgggtttatttttatatatgatTATACCCCcacaattttctaaatttcaaaGGAAACTACAATTAAATAAGTTGTGTCTTTTATAATTTGTAGAAAGTTTATCCTTGTTTTCTTGGACTTTGGATTAACGTTTTGCTCTTTATCTTGTATTAAAAGCAATGACGTGAATGCCTACATTCTTGACTAGTACGCTAGGGGTTATTTCTTTGCATGGTTGCCTGACTTTCTCTTTCACACACAGATACACATAAAATTTTCGTAACATTTCGTTGCAATGAAAGAAAACCTACCTGGTAAATGTCTTAGTAAATACTAACCGGTGAGTGATTAAGCACTCTTATAtagttatacatatatgtaaccTTTTAACCCTTCACGTTTAAACCTCTCTTGGTGTTTTCTCTTTCGATTCAAGCAACTGTTTAACGGGGCCAATTAAATTTCGAACACTGCTGTATGTTCAGGAATCAATTTATAAGACCAGTCAACATGATTTTTGGTTTGACAGAAATTATACAAATGGGCTCGCAGACATCCACCAATTTGAATTCCAAGAGGGCAACGCCTAGAACAATTAGCTTCAAGAAAACTGATTTAAGCAAAACTGGAATATCTGATGGGATGGAAAAAGTGCTTTTTGAAGAATCTATAAGCAGCAAGAAAAGGAAACTAGGTGATCAGCTAAATATTGGGACAAATGTTTCAAGGAAAACTGCACAGGGAAAAACTGAAATTTTCATTGAAAAGTTAAAGCCAGAAGATTGGGTTTCTCCACGGTCTCCAATTGAGCTTGATGCAGCTGCAAGCAAGGTGCAGAAAGTTTACAAGAGTTACAGGACTAGACGAAACCTTGCAGATTGCGCTGTTGTTGTTGAGGAGCTATGGTTTGTGCAGCTTCATGTCCAATTTTATTGCATAATGcgtaaaaatatatttgtgcTTATTTGATCGTCTTTTAATTGTTATAGGTGGCAGGCATTGGACTTTGCTGCTCTTAGCAGGAGCTCCGTGTCGTTTTTTGAATCTGTTAAATCAGAAACTGCAGTTTCAAGATGGGCAAGGGCTAGGACTAGGGCTGCCAAGGTGATCTCTTCCTACACATTTCGCTTGCGGTGAAAGTTACTGAGCTTTTAGAAAATTTTAGACATTAGCATTTTGAATAATATTCATTTTAGTATTAGATATAATATTCTTATATGACGATCTTGTAAGAATGCTATGTTAAACTGTTAATATGTTATACTCATTATGTTTGATGAAGAAGCATATATATATGGTTGATCAATGAACGTAGGTTGGGAAGGGTTTGTCCATGGACGAGAAGACTCCGAAATTAGCTCTAATACATTGGCTTGAGGCTGTAAGCTCACATTAAGATTAATTTTACCGAGTATTTAGCTAATTTTTTCGATTTTAACACAGTTAAATTAAGTGTACAAATGAATTGAGTCAAGTGGACAACATAATTAGGAATtcctatttttatttcttagtAACGTTTCACATGCAGTACCAAATATTATAAAAATGAAGGATCCTTATCTTCTGCTTGTGCTGTACAGATTGATCCTCGCCATCGGTATGGACAAAATCTGCACTTGTACTATGATGTTTGGTTTAATAGTGGGAGCTTTCAGCCTTTCTTCTACTGGTAAAATTCCTCCAGAACCCAAGTTTTCTGATTTAACATTTTTTAGGATTCTTTTGCAATTTTTGATGCTCTGTCCGGAACGAAGGTTGGATGTTGGTGATGGTAAAGAAGTAAACCTTGACAAGTGCCCAAGAACTGATCTGCAGTCTCAATGCATCAAATACCTTGGACCAGTGAGTATCAATACATTTAATCGTTCTTCCCAGATACTGGGAACATGTGTCGCATTGCCTAGTCTTTAATATGccatcaatttaaaaaaatgaaattaacgCCAATATGCCATAAAAAAGTGACGATATCATTGCTGCCAACAAAACTTATTAATGTATCGATATATTTTTGACAATATCCATACATGCCTAAAGAACAACCTTCCTGCAGAAAGATCTCCATAGCAGGCCATCTGATCTATATttaagtttcaatttttttttctaaattgaTCTTGATTAATGATGTTCTGTTCTCCGTATATTGCTTTCACAGAAAGAGAGGGAAGCTTATGAAGTGATTGTGGAGAGTGGGAAGCTTGTGTACAGACAAAGTGGGAAACTTGTGAATACTCGTGAGGGTTCTAAGTGGATCTTTGTCCTCAGCACATCAAGGAATCTGTATGTTGGGGAGAAGAAGAAAGGCTTTTTCCAGCACTCTACTTTTCTTGCTGGAGGGGCCACCATTGCAGCAGGGAGAATTGTAGCCTCTAATGGGCTTCCTGAGGTTAATTACTTGCTTAATTGCTAATGAATTATTTCCTTaaacacacacaatatatataaCATTACAAAttacataattatttttttcctcATAATTTATGAACCTTAATTTGATCTTCATAATGTTCAGGCTGTATGGCCTTACAGCGGTCATTACTGCCCGACAAAAGAGAATTTTATGGAATTCATCAGCTTTTTAGAGGAGCATCAGGTGGACTTGGCTGATGTCAAAGTAAATTATTCTTAAGCCTGAACCCTgatctcatatcatatgtatCTCATATAGAGGCCTAAACTTGGTGTTTAAGCTGCTAATTAAGAGGGAATTTTCGTACTACTCTCATTAAGCGTATTTCTTTTTCTAATTGTTCTATGCAGACATGCCCTATCGATGATGATGTTCCACCATCATATGCTATACCAAGAATGATGAAGTCAAAGTCTATATCAAGCACCCTTGAAGATATCCCCATCTGCTAATGTGTTTTACATTATTAGTGTATATACTCCAATGTTTAAGTTAGCTAAGTTCCTATATATATTTGACATGTAATCTGTATATCTCACATATTCCACTATCGTATTACCACCCTAAGCCTAAAGCCTATAGATTATAGTTTTCCCTTTTGACattaaattcaatcaaatataaataattcATCTCTTTCTGTAATTGTTATTCTGACCTGGATCATAAGTCATATCATTACATAAATTTGATTAATCCCCATGGTTTCCGGTGTGGCTATTGATGCCAGTAGCCACTGAGGATAGACCATGAATTGACATGCGCAAACCTTAAAGCACACAATCTCGAACTCACAAGTAAGGTTGAGAGAGACACCTCAAAGATTGTTGGTTAaattaatacacacacacaataggtACAACGCAGATATATTGACGCATCACGATATGTGACAACAACACTAACCCTTAAATACTCACTTTGAAATTCACAAGCGCTAACCCTAAAAGATGCACTTTGGAACAAGTAAAGTTGAGAGAAACTTCAAAGTTGTTGATTAATGTGATATTTggtaaaatgataaaatgcTTATATATTGAAGCATCATGACATGTGAAAAGATACGCTTATTAAcacaatataaaaattaaagttgagataaacttcaaaattttatttaataatatgaaaaataacccgaaaagaaaatttaaagccactttataacaaaaaaatctACTAGAATTAACTGAAAAGAATATTACATTATAACCTAAATGTACTGTAATTAACTGAAAGCTGTAAAAGTATCAATATTTTATTACAACAGAATATCCCGGAAGGACCACACCCTAGTGGTCATCAGACCCTCTACAACAATGCATGCATaagttcagagcataagtaaagtgg
This window harbors:
- the LOC126633842 gene encoding IQ domain-containing protein IQM1-like, which codes for MGSQTSTNLNSKRATPRTISFKKTDLSKTGISDGMEKVLFEESISSKKRKLGDQLNIGTNVSRKTAQGKTEIFIEKLKPEDWVSPRSPIELDAAASKVQKVYKSYRTRRNLADCAVVVEELWWQALDFAALSRSSVSFFESVKSETAVSRWARARTRAAKIDPRHRYGQNLHLYYDVWFNSGSFQPFFYWLDVGDGKEVNLDKCPRTDLQSQCIKYLGPKEREAYEVIVESGKLVYRQSGKLVNTREGSKWIFVLSTSRNLYVGEKKKGFFQHSTFLAGGATIAAGRIVASNGLPEAVWPYSGHYCPTKENFMEFISFLEEHQVDLADVKTCPIDDDVPPSYAIPRMMKSKSISSTLEDIPIC